A portion of the Gammaproteobacteria bacterium genome contains these proteins:
- a CDS encoding methyltransferase domain-containing protein: MAILWEKCVDGVNYQVRAAGSTRRLYSNGVFHSQYNPNQLLTGGVWDLLLSAAFFYPPGSIRRVLVLGVGGGSVIQQLRHYVWPDQIVGIELSKPHLYVARKYFRVPEHGVKLVHADAVKWLETYKGPPFDMIIDDLFGEHEGEPVRAVKMTTRWARTLLKHLRPDGMLVANFISPAELRQSACASSISIARKFECAYQFTNMLEENAVGVFMRQPAMPKRIAEYLESLPRLYRAWQRGELYSALRKIPLAKP, from the coding sequence ATGGCCATTCTCTGGGAGAAGTGTGTTGATGGTGTCAACTACCAGGTGCGTGCCGCCGGCAGTACCCGGCGACTCTATTCAAACGGCGTATTTCACAGCCAGTACAACCCCAACCAGTTGCTGACCGGCGGTGTCTGGGACCTGTTGTTGAGTGCAGCATTTTTTTATCCGCCCGGCAGTATTCGGCGCGTACTGGTACTGGGTGTCGGTGGCGGTTCGGTTATTCAGCAGTTACGCCATTATGTCTGGCCGGACCAGATTGTCGGTATTGAGCTGAGCAAGCCTCATCTTTATGTGGCCCGCAAGTATTTTCGCGTACCGGAACATGGCGTGAAACTGGTGCATGCCGATGCAGTGAAGTGGCTTGAAACATACAAGGGCCCGCCGTTTGATATGATTATTGATGACCTGTTTGGTGAGCATGAAGGCGAGCCCGTACGTGCAGTAAAAATGACGACAAGGTGGGCCAGAACATTGCTGAAGCATCTTCGGCCTGACGGCATGCTTGTTGCCAATTTCATCTCGCCGGCAGAGCTCAGGCAGTCGGCATGTGCCAGCAGTATATCGATTGCACGAAAGTTTGAATGCGCGTACCAGTTTACCAATATGCTCGAGGAGAACGCCGTTGGCGTATTCATGCGCCAACCGGCAATGCCGAAACGAATAGCCGAGTACCTGGAATCACTGCCAAGACTGTACCGGGCATGGCAACGGGGAGAGCTCTATTCAGCGTTACGAAAGATTCCACTGGCAAAGCCATAG
- a CDS encoding class I SAM-dependent methyltransferase yields MSCCCPHSRSAGKLFTFFARRYRKRFQKKGFEPSQKQLMEGIVNAGYAGSSILEVGSGVGHFHQTLLENGAQSAVGVDLASGMIEEAGRWAQERGLAERTQYIQGDFVEGLDQDTGVADITILDKVICCYPDAKALISKSLEKTGRVYAVTYPRKRWVTRAGEKLGIVVMRMIRSCFHPYVHDPEQIESWITARGFEKVYQDTTYIWLTQVYVRQPAG; encoded by the coding sequence ATGAGTTGTTGTTGCCCGCACAGTCGCTCAGCAGGAAAGCTGTTTACATTTTTTGCGAGACGATACCGCAAGCGATTTCAGAAAAAAGGTTTTGAGCCATCGCAGAAGCAGCTTATGGAAGGTATTGTCAATGCCGGGTATGCCGGCAGCAGCATACTCGAGGTGGGTAGTGGTGTTGGACATTTCCATCAAACCCTGCTCGAAAACGGTGCACAATCTGCTGTTGGTGTCGACCTGGCGTCGGGCATGATTGAAGAAGCCGGGCGCTGGGCGCAAGAGCGTGGTCTTGCCGAGCGCACCCAATATATCCAGGGCGATTTTGTTGAAGGACTGGATCAGGATACCGGTGTCGCCGATATCACCATTCTCGACAAGGTTATTTGTTGCTACCCGGATGCGAAAGCGCTGATCAGCAAGTCACTGGAGAAGACCGGTCGTGTATATGCCGTTACTTATCCGCGCAAGCGCTGGGTTACAAGGGCAGGCGAGAAACTTGGTATTGTTGTCATGAGAATGATCCGGTCATGCTTCCATCCGTATGTTCATGATCCCGAGCAAATAGAATCCTGGATAACCGCCAGGGGTTTTGAAAAGGTATACCAGGATACCACCTATATATGGCTGACACAGGTTTATGTCCGGCAGCCGGCAGGCTGA
- a CDS encoding DUF2309 domain-containing protein, translating to MTEITSQQGRRTTQEIVDAVVQHLEHLLPSQAPIRDFVHHNTLHGFQHMAFDDAIVAARETSGARGYLAEDEFRKLFHEGRITTEDLESVIARSPSLSGNEAVVELENRTVSRGELIVTGLVHRFESISPGALNWQLNEKHAQSRVQEDVPGHIGAKITANYPSEAEAVSSLWSACMSALGIDVGNIHPEDLFDLIPEQAERILSTFSADPESGDNQPLVHKLVRKEAAHLVDILFGRLGTDLSMRDLLLILTGEDLLEQARPMLIRHLGLYLDLGTASWRRVNNGFLASWKTHAASDLAWLLDGQNDAADEIGILGDSATDIIELELQRLGIPRARWQGYLERVALQLPGWAGMFLWRSHNARYDGTEEVFEFQEYLAVVLVLERLLARNIARRHWMHEAHADVLRGYFSNHRAEFIVRYNYYMGKMPEYLASSARQLVEYAINNRGNYSQWVQLADRLWTWRHSKAVDHPSAHTIFGNGWKLFRLCQHLGLNAADANQLDRRAAESLLDEVSALDENQRGFIWLQAYEIHYRDRLFAVLTANHNRGRWKTRDSRPQAQIIFCMDDREESIRRHLEEHNPQIETLGAAGFFGVAINWRGLDDNKVTPLCPVVVKPSHQVDEYTNDTARLALHRRRRNFRLRIRNVLHQELRRNLFSSVIIMTVTAPLTLFALLAKSIAPGLVLRFSERLRDQFDLPITTDIRITANNIQPSNTKASPENPRHGFTDEEQADRVEGFLRTIGLAQGFAQLVVMMGHGSGSQNNPHLAAYDCGACSGRHGGPNARAFAAMANRAEVRQLLQQRNIVIPDDTWFLGAEHNTCDDSITWYDIDDLPGFLGNAFDSLDNECASGCQASAHERCRRLASAPKNPDPQTALKHVIGRYGDISQARPELGHATNACAFIGRRSLSQGAFFDRRAFLISYDSTTDPTGEVLERILLAAAPVGAGINLEYYFSTVNNDEYGCGSKITHNVTGMFAVMDGASSDLRTGLPKQMIEIHEAMRLQVIVEARTDVLAAIYGRQPELQELVGNGWLLLSAIDPDTGAITVFSPATGFVPWKGGQDIDIATTASSTGWYAGHSGPLPFALIDQVATK from the coding sequence ATGACAGAAATCACTTCTCAACAAGGCAGGAGGACGACGCAGGAAATCGTTGATGCAGTTGTACAGCATCTTGAACACCTGCTTCCATCCCAGGCGCCTATCCGTGATTTTGTTCATCACAACACCTTGCACGGATTCCAGCACATGGCCTTTGATGACGCCATCGTTGCTGCAAGAGAAACATCCGGTGCACGCGGATATCTTGCCGAAGATGAATTCCGCAAGCTGTTTCACGAAGGTCGTATCACCACTGAAGACCTTGAATCGGTAATTGCCAGAAGTCCGTCACTCTCCGGGAATGAAGCAGTTGTTGAACTGGAAAACCGGACCGTCTCGCGGGGCGAACTGATCGTTACCGGTCTTGTACACCGGTTCGAATCCATCAGCCCGGGCGCACTGAACTGGCAACTTAATGAAAAGCATGCGCAGTCGCGCGTCCAGGAAGACGTCCCGGGTCATATCGGCGCAAAAATTACCGCCAATTATCCGTCCGAAGCGGAAGCTGTGTCATCGCTCTGGTCTGCTTGCATGTCCGCACTTGGCATAGACGTCGGCAATATACATCCTGAAGACCTGTTTGATCTTATCCCTGAGCAAGCTGAACGCATCCTGTCGACATTTTCGGCCGACCCGGAATCGGGAGACAACCAGCCCCTGGTTCATAAGCTCGTGCGCAAGGAGGCCGCCCATCTTGTCGACATCCTGTTTGGCAGGCTGGGTACAGATCTCAGCATGCGTGACCTGTTGTTGATTTTGACCGGTGAAGACCTTCTCGAACAGGCACGCCCCATGTTGATACGCCATCTTGGCTTATATCTTGACCTGGGTACCGCGTCCTGGCGCAGGGTTAACAACGGGTTTCTTGCCAGCTGGAAGACGCATGCCGCCAGTGATCTTGCCTGGCTACTGGATGGCCAGAATGACGCCGCCGACGAAATAGGCATCCTCGGTGATTCAGCTACGGATATCATTGAACTGGAACTGCAACGACTAGGCATCCCGAGAGCCAGATGGCAAGGCTACCTTGAGCGTGTCGCCTTGCAGCTACCGGGCTGGGCCGGGATGTTTTTATGGCGAAGCCATAACGCCCGCTACGACGGCACCGAGGAAGTGTTTGAGTTTCAGGAATACCTGGCTGTCGTCCTGGTACTGGAAAGGTTGCTCGCCCGCAACATCGCCCGGCGACACTGGATGCATGAAGCGCACGCCGACGTATTACGTGGCTACTTCAGCAATCACCGGGCTGAGTTCATAGTTCGTTACAACTATTATATGGGCAAAATGCCGGAATACCTCGCCTCATCGGCAAGGCAGTTGGTGGAATACGCTATCAACAACCGTGGTAACTACAGCCAATGGGTGCAACTGGCGGATCGCCTGTGGACCTGGCGTCACAGTAAAGCCGTAGACCACCCGTCAGCTCACACGATATTCGGTAACGGCTGGAAACTGTTCAGGTTGTGCCAGCATCTCGGGCTGAATGCGGCTGATGCAAACCAGCTTGACCGTCGCGCTGCCGAGTCACTGCTCGATGAAGTGTCAGCTCTGGATGAAAACCAGCGTGGTTTCATCTGGCTCCAGGCCTACGAAATTCATTATCGTGACCGTCTTTTCGCCGTGCTGACGGCCAATCATAACCGTGGGCGATGGAAAACCCGGGACAGCCGCCCGCAGGCACAGATCATTTTCTGTATGGATGATCGCGAGGAAAGTATTCGCAGACATCTTGAAGAACATAACCCGCAAATTGAAACACTGGGAGCGGCCGGATTCTTTGGCGTGGCAATCAACTGGCGCGGCCTTGATGACAATAAGGTGACGCCGCTGTGTCCGGTTGTCGTCAAACCCTCTCACCAGGTAGACGAATATACCAATGATACTGCTCGCCTGGCGCTGCATCGGCGACGCCGGAATTTTCGTTTACGCATCAGGAACGTGCTACATCAGGAGTTACGCCGCAACCTGTTCAGCTCAGTCATCATTATGACTGTGACCGCGCCGTTGACGCTGTTTGCCTTGCTTGCCAAGAGTATTGCACCAGGACTTGTGCTTCGTTTCAGCGAACGCTTGCGTGATCAATTCGATTTACCGATTACAACCGACATAAGGATCACTGCCAATAATATCCAGCCATCGAATACCAAGGCGTCACCGGAGAATCCGCGCCACGGGTTTACCGACGAGGAACAAGCCGATCGCGTCGAAGGCTTTCTTCGTACCATTGGGCTGGCGCAGGGTTTTGCGCAACTGGTGGTGATGATGGGTCACGGTTCCGGCAGCCAGAACAACCCGCATCTGGCCGCCTACGATTGCGGTGCCTGTAGCGGCCGACATGGCGGACCCAATGCGCGCGCGTTTGCAGCCATGGCTAACCGGGCTGAAGTACGGCAGCTGTTGCAGCAGCGAAATATTGTGATACCGGACGACACCTGGTTTCTTGGCGCGGAACACAACACTTGTGATGACTCCATTACCTGGTATGACATCGATGACCTGCCAGGCTTCCTGGGTAACGCCTTTGACAGCCTTGACAATGAATGCGCCAGTGGCTGCCAGGCTTCCGCACACGAACGTTGTCGACGCCTGGCTTCAGCGCCAAAAAATCCCGATCCGCAAACAGCATTGAAGCACGTCATCGGTCGATACGGTGACATCAGCCAGGCTCGTCCGGAACTGGGGCATGCTACAAACGCCTGCGCCTTTATTGGTCGTCGCTCGTTAAGCCAAGGGGCTTTTTTCGACAGGCGTGCATTCCTTATATCCTATGACTCGACTACAGACCCGACCGGTGAAGTGCTGGAACGCATACTGCTGGCAGCTGCGCCGGTTGGTGCCGGCATCAATCTTGAATACTATTTTTCAACCGTTAACAACGATGAATATGGTTGCGGTTCCAAGATCACGCATAACGTAACCGGCATGTTTGCCGTTATGGATGGTGCCAGTTCGGATTTGCGCACGGGTCTGCCCAAACAGATGATCGAGATTCACGAAGCCATGCGCTTGCAGGTCATTGTCGAGGCCCGTACAGATGTGCTGGCTGCCATCTACGGTCGTCAACCCGAACTGCAGGAACTTGTTGGTAATGGCTGGCTGCTGCTCAGCGCCATTGATCCCGACACCGGCGCGATAACCGTGTTTTCACCGGCGACCGGATTTGTTCCATGGAAAGGCGGGCAAGACATTGATATCGCGACCACTGCCAGCTCAACAGGCTGGTATGCCGGACACAGCGGGCCATTGCCGTTTGCACTTATCGATCAGGTGGCGACCAAATGA
- a CDS encoding DUF819 family protein produces MISVDDTWALWALLLLAAACGFWAERTWLGARFSGAMVALLGGFALSNAGIIPAAAPVYEVIWAYLVPLAIPLLLMHANLYRIFRESGALLAAFMLGALGTVLGTLLAYYLVPLGEHGWQLAAMFSATYIGGSMNFIAVARAVGLDSGDLFTASIAADSLMMLIYFLILFALPTFYRFRRLYHEPLREDRFTQTTAEVSGDARKGARIGLSSLTAALALSAGICAVSFWLEARTGWKGSAILILTAITLVIAGIFHKPLASLEGPQELGMLFMQLFFAAIGASAHVATVIKLGPMLFLFAAIILTTHLVFLLLVGRYARLSLPELILGSNANMGGPTTAAAMAMAKRWDHLVIPAILVGTLGYATGTFIGVLLGQFLK; encoded by the coding sequence ATGATTTCAGTGGATGATACCTGGGCGTTATGGGCGCTGTTGCTGCTTGCAGCAGCTTGTGGCTTTTGGGCCGAACGAACCTGGCTGGGTGCGCGGTTTTCAGGCGCCATGGTGGCCCTGCTCGGCGGGTTTGCCCTGTCCAATGCTGGCATCATTCCAGCGGCGGCCCCCGTCTACGAAGTCATCTGGGCCTACCTGGTACCGCTGGCTATCCCGCTTCTGCTCATGCACGCCAATCTTTATCGTATCTTTCGGGAATCCGGTGCGCTACTGGCTGCCTTCATGCTGGGCGCACTTGGTACCGTACTGGGTACGTTGCTGGCCTATTACCTGGTGCCTCTTGGCGAACACGGCTGGCAACTGGCAGCCATGTTCAGCGCAACCTACATTGGTGGCTCAATGAATTTTATTGCGGTTGCGCGGGCTGTAGGACTAGATAGTGGCGACCTGTTTACCGCCAGCATCGCTGCCGACAGCCTGATGATGCTGATCTATTTTCTAATCCTGTTTGCTTTGCCGACATTTTACCGGTTTCGCAGGCTTTACCATGAACCGCTGCGCGAGGATCGATTCACCCAGACCACGGCCGAAGTATCCGGTGATGCACGCAAGGGCGCGCGCATCGGCCTGTCCTCGCTGACTGCAGCGCTGGCGCTGAGTGCCGGTATATGTGCTGTCAGTTTCTGGCTTGAGGCCCGCACCGGCTGGAAAGGCAGCGCCATCCTGATATTGACGGCCATAACGCTTGTCATCGCCGGCATATTCCACAAGCCGCTAGCCAGCCTGGAAGGTCCGCAGGAGCTGGGCATGTTGTTCATGCAGCTGTTTTTTGCCGCCATTGGTGCATCGGCTCACGTGGCCACTGTAATCAAGCTTGGCCCGATGTTGTTCCTGTTCGCCGCCATCATCCTGACCACACACCTGGTTTTCCTGCTACTGGTCGGCCGCTACGCCCGCCTCAGCCTGCCTGAACTGATACTCGGGTCCAATGCCAATATGGGCGGACCGACCACCGCCGCCGCCATGGCTATGGCCAAACGCTGGGATCATCTTGTTATCCCGGCTATCCTCGTAGGCACACTGGGCTACGCGACCGGAACCTTTATCGGCGTTCTCCTCGGACAATTCCTGAAATAG
- the tcdA gene encoding tRNA cyclic N6-threonylcarbamoyladenosine(37) synthase TcdA, with protein sequence MIDDPVYNQRFGGISRLYGRQAFELLPDIHICIVGIGGVGSWAAEVLARTGVGSITLIDMDEVCDTNVNRQVHALNGTIGKKKVEVMAERIRAINPSCQCQAIVDFITVKTLPEYINGGFDYVIDAIDSIKFKSMMIAHCKRNKIPIITTGGAGGLTDPAMIEITDLSKTFNDPLAAKVRSRLRSEFGFSRNTKRRFGVECVFSRQQQVYPREDGTVTCEKPGIHGVSIDCRFGYGSASFVTAVFGMLAASRALNKTLEKRLRKAED encoded by the coding sequence ATGATTGATGACCCGGTATACAACCAGCGATTTGGAGGCATCTCCCGTCTTTATGGCCGGCAGGCATTTGAGCTGTTGCCGGACATTCATATTTGTATTGTTGGAATCGGCGGCGTCGGGTCCTGGGCGGCGGAAGTGCTGGCGCGCACCGGTGTTGGCAGCATTACCCTTATAGATATGGATGAAGTCTGCGATACCAATGTCAATCGCCAGGTTCACGCCTTGAATGGAACCATCGGCAAGAAGAAGGTTGAAGTCATGGCTGAGCGGATCCGGGCAATCAATCCTTCGTGCCAGTGTCAGGCTATTGTCGACTTTATTACCGTCAAGACTCTGCCAGAGTATATCAATGGCGGGTTTGATTATGTCATTGATGCCATCGACAGCATCAAGTTCAAGTCGATGATGATTGCCCACTGCAAACGCAACAAGATTCCGATCATAACTACTGGTGGTGCCGGCGGCCTGACTGATCCGGCCATGATCGAAATTACCGATCTCAGCAAAACCTTCAACGATCCGTTGGCGGCCAAGGTGCGTTCGCGGTTGCGCAGTGAATTCGGGTTCAGCCGTAATACCAAGCGTCGCTTTGGTGTTGAATGCGTGTTTTCCCGACAGCAACAGGTATATCCCAGGGAGGATGGTACCGTAACTTGTGAAAAACCTGGCATACACGGCGTTTCCATTGATTGTCGATTTGGTTATGGATCGGCGTCCTTTGTCACCGCGGTATTTGGCATGCTGGCCGCTTCGCGTGCATTGAACAAGACCCTGGAGAAACGTCTGCGCAAGGCGGAAGATTGA
- a CDS encoding TatD family hydrolase: MHMFDTHCHIDVEEFDADRDQVLQSSKNLGVGSMLVPAVARRYWDGLLALCSADRGLYPALGLHPVYIDTHTDDDLADLTGFLENGKPAAIGEIGLDYYVAGLDRERQQHFFEAQLKLAQVHQLPVVLHVRKAHDQVLATLEKIPVVGGFAHAFNGSLQQARRYVELGFKLGFGGTMTYPHSSKIHTLARSLSLNDIVLETDAPDMTVASHRGERNSPEYLPECATALAALRRTDIETVVNQTTANARLVLNIHD; this comes from the coding sequence ATGCATATGTTTGATACCCATTGCCATATTGATGTTGAGGAGTTCGACGCCGATCGTGACCAGGTATTGCAGTCCAGCAAGAATCTTGGCGTGGGGTCTATGCTGGTGCCGGCAGTGGCGCGCCGATACTGGGATGGATTGCTGGCACTTTGTAGTGCGGACAGGGGTCTTTACCCGGCGCTTGGTTTGCACCCGGTATATATTGATACCCATACTGACGATGACCTTGCAGACCTGACCGGGTTTCTGGAGAACGGAAAGCCTGCTGCCATCGGCGAAATCGGCCTGGATTATTATGTTGCCGGGCTGGATCGTGAACGCCAGCAGCATTTTTTTGAAGCGCAGCTAAAACTTGCACAAGTCCATCAACTACCCGTGGTCCTGCACGTACGCAAGGCTCACGACCAGGTATTGGCGACACTTGAAAAGATTCCCGTTGTCGGTGGATTTGCCCATGCTTTTAATGGCAGCCTGCAGCAGGCGCGGCGTTACGTGGAACTGGGTTTCAAACTGGGATTCGGTGGCACCATGACTTATCCACACTCGAGCAAGATACATACGCTGGCACGCTCGCTGTCACTGAATGATATTGTGCTGGAGACTGATGCACCGGATATGACTGTGGCATCGCATCGCGGTGAACGAAACAGCCCGGAATACCTGCCCGAGTGCGCAACGGCACTGGCGGCCTTGCGTCGTACCGATATTGAAACCGTGGTGAATCAAACCACGGCCAACGCCAGGCTGGTGCTGAATATCCATGATTGA
- a CDS encoding proton-conducting transporter membrane subunit: MIQSLLVITIALPLMASLLTAASWLFFNNRGEQGENLTALTLIAACFVSMAGITALSIIYLAQPVIQPIVVDLDDWFTSGKLKIHLRFVVDYVSLGFAGVISMVAFVTVLFSRNYLHREAGFQRYFAVMGMFISAMLAITFSGNAVAAFLGWELVGASSYLLIAFNYHRVVAADNANRAFITNRVGDAGFLLAIYLGFHWLGNTNWLVIGPTSTAVPQWETGLIATGIVIAAMAKSAAVPFSSWISRALEGPTPSSAIFYGSVMVHAGVFLLIRIAPLTEQVPALQVLLVITGLATAIYGYLCALVQTDVKSALMFSTTAQVGLMFVECGLGYHDLALAHLLVNAVWRAYQFLHAPAQMHFSVYRARQVPDWLQKRQFLYTAAIQRFWLDDFADAMVVRPSGSLASEVKMFDREVIGHLAGFPTQAGTVSSIGDWEHKKMSGVMTASANSSELGLLGRIMDRTSRMFHWFEEQLVLKGSGEGLTAVIGKLGAKVQHVEALFCQPRYLWLMILATAIVVL, translated from the coding sequence ATGATCCAGTCCCTGCTTGTTATTACCATCGCCCTGCCATTAATGGCGAGCTTGCTTACAGCGGCAAGCTGGCTGTTTTTCAATAATCGCGGTGAACAAGGCGAGAACTTGACTGCGCTGACACTGATTGCTGCCTGCTTCGTCAGCATGGCCGGAATAACCGCGCTGTCGATAATCTACCTTGCACAACCTGTTATACAGCCCATTGTGGTTGATCTTGATGACTGGTTCACCAGCGGAAAACTGAAAATTCACCTGCGCTTTGTTGTCGACTATGTCAGCCTCGGATTCGCCGGCGTCATCTCCATGGTCGCCTTTGTGACCGTCCTGTTTTCACGAAACTATCTTCATCGAGAAGCAGGGTTTCAACGCTACTTTGCTGTAATGGGCATGTTCATCAGCGCAATGCTGGCAATCACCTTTTCCGGTAACGCCGTCGCCGCATTTCTTGGATGGGAGCTGGTTGGCGCAAGCTCCTACCTGCTGATCGCCTTCAACTACCACCGGGTTGTTGCCGCAGACAATGCCAATCGCGCCTTTATTACCAACCGCGTTGGCGATGCCGGCTTCCTGCTTGCCATTTACCTCGGTTTTCACTGGCTAGGTAATACAAACTGGCTTGTCATCGGACCGACATCGACAGCTGTTCCTCAATGGGAAACAGGCCTGATTGCAACGGGTATTGTTATCGCCGCCATGGCCAAATCAGCTGCCGTACCGTTCAGCTCATGGATCAGTCGCGCGCTGGAAGGTCCGACACCATCAAGTGCAATATTTTATGGTTCTGTCATGGTTCATGCCGGTGTATTTCTCCTGATCCGGATTGCGCCGCTGACTGAACAGGTTCCGGCCCTGCAGGTTCTGCTGGTGATCACCGGTTTGGCTACCGCGATTTACGGGTATCTTTGTGCGCTTGTCCAGACCGACGTGAAATCCGCGCTGATGTTCTCCACCACGGCACAGGTCGGGTTGATGTTTGTTGAATGCGGGCTGGGATATCACGATCTGGCGCTGGCCCATCTCCTGGTCAACGCCGTATGGCGCGCCTACCAGTTTCTGCATGCCCCGGCACAAATGCATTTTTCGGTATACCGTGCACGGCAAGTGCCAGACTGGTTGCAGAAACGTCAATTTTTATACACTGCCGCGATCCAGCGCTTCTGGCTAGACGATTTTGCTGATGCCATGGTTGTGCGTCCTTCCGGCTCACTTGCCTCGGAAGTAAAAATGTTTGACCGTGAGGTAATCGGGCACCTGGCCGGTTTTCCTACGCAGGCCGGAACCGTATCCTCCATTGGCGACTGGGAACATAAAAAGATGTCGGGAGTCATGACAGCGTCGGCCAACAGCAGCGAACTTGGTCTGCTCGGCCGGATAATGGACCGCACTTCCAGGATGTTTCATTGGTTTGAGGAACAACTTGTGCTCAAGGGAAGCGGTGAAGGCCTGACCGCAGTTATAGGAAAACTGGGGGCCAAGGTTCAGCACGTTGAAGCGCTCTTTTGCCAGCCGCGTTACCTGTGGCTGATGATCCTGGCAACAGCTATCGTGGTGCTCTAG
- a CDS encoding DUF2288 domain-containing protein: protein MSDSVPKPDVLPGDIMPGEGPLDERLHSQTAMVLWKEIEIHFARGVVIHVASQLDLVNIACEFVNNKPDRIKKLMTAGQVGVLDDDTAASWAEDQPVIWAVVAAPWILVQQNEPAKLYPRKSEQ from the coding sequence ATGAGTGACTCAGTCCCCAAGCCGGATGTTTTGCCCGGCGATATTATGCCTGGTGAAGGCCCGCTGGATGAACGCCTGCACAGCCAGACGGCCATGGTGCTGTGGAAGGAAATCGAGATACATTTTGCCCGCGGCGTGGTTATCCATGTTGCCTCGCAATTGGACCTGGTCAATATTGCATGTGAATTTGTTAATAATAAACCCGATCGCATCAAGAAGCTGATGACCGCGGGCCAGGTGGGTGTGCTGGACGATGATACGGCGGCCAGCTGGGCCGAAGATCAGCCTGTCATATGGGCGGTTGTGGCAGCGCCCTGGATACTGGTCCAGCAAAATGAACCGGCAAAGTTGTACCCGCGCAAATCAGAACAATGA
- a CDS encoding NADH-quinone oxidoreductase subunit M produces MSYLTLLLFIPAAGSVLLMLIPRQFPVLVRFSAIFISAMTLAYSWSLLNHFDASAAGMQLVESHPWSHRLGTTFLFGIDGFSYPLVLLASLLCLVALMASANLEKQTKGYYSLMLLLEAAMLGVFTAQDWALFYVFWELTLIPLFFLIDRWGGKRRHGAALNFVLYTMGGSVFMLISLLVTFDNVPGHSFAMAAMADTARHLPVEAQVMIFLGLLVGFGVKMPIFPIHGWLPLAHVEAPSPVSILLSGILLKMGSYGLIRATAMLPGAAIALQSVLVALALFSLLYGGLLAWRQTDLKAMIAYSSISHMAVVLLGISTLNHSGLTGAVSQMIAHGLVAGALFLLIGQLYERTHTRDIRDYSSLVRVTPRFAFFTTLTLVAAIGMPGTAGFIAELHALIGGYERWGWLVLLLSIGMLISAAYAIRTAARLFTGPVRPGLANTPDLQLGESVAAGVLATGTLVLGIFPVLMLGLVSASVHNLVRSFTG; encoded by the coding sequence ATGTCTTACCTGACGCTGTTATTGTTTATTCCGGCAGCCGGCTCGGTGCTGCTGATGCTCATCCCCCGTCAATTCCCTGTTCTCGTGCGCTTTAGCGCAATTTTCATTTCCGCCATGACCCTGGCGTACTCGTGGAGCCTGTTAAACCACTTTGATGCTTCGGCTGCGGGCATGCAGCTGGTTGAAAGCCATCCCTGGAGCCATCGGCTGGGCACGACTTTTCTTTTTGGTATTGATGGTTTTTCCTATCCGCTGGTACTTCTTGCCAGCCTGCTATGCCTGGTCGCACTGATGGCATCAGCCAATCTTGAAAAACAGACCAAGGGCTATTATTCGCTCATGTTGCTGCTTGAAGCGGCCATGCTGGGCGTGTTCACGGCGCAGGACTGGGCACTGTTTTATGTGTTCTGGGAGCTTACACTCATTCCCCTGTTCTTCCTGATTGATCGCTGGGGCGGAAAGCGACGTCACGGCGCGGCTTTGAATTTTGTGCTGTACACCATGGGTGGCTCGGTATTCATGCTGATCAGCCTGTTGGTCACATTTGACAATGTACCCGGCCATTCTTTTGCCATGGCTGCCATGGCTGACACTGCCAGGCACCTGCCGGTCGAAGCCCAGGTAATGATATTTCTGGGCCTGCTTGTCGGTTTTGGTGTCAAGATGCCGATCTTTCCGATCCATGGCTGGCTGCCGCTGGCGCATGTTGAGGCACCCAGCCCGGTCAGCATCCTGTTGTCTGGCATCCTGCTCAAAATGGGTTCCTATGGCCTGATTCGGGCAACCGCCATGTTGCCGGGTGCCGCAATCGCCCTGCAGTCCGTACTCGTGGCGCTGGCGCTGTTCAGCCTGCTCTACGGTGGCTTGCTGGCATGGCGGCAAACGGATCTGAAAGCCATGATTGCCTATTCATCGATCAGCCATATGGCAGTAGTGCTATTGGGAATTTCCACCCTAAATCATTCAGGCTTGACCGGTGCCGTCAGCCAGATGATTGCCCATGGGCTGGTTGCCGGTGCCCTGTTCCTGCTGATTGGCCAGCTTTACGAACGCACGCATACCCGTGATATCCGTGATTACAGTTCTCTGGTCAGGGTGACACCACGATTTGCCTTTTTCACCACGCTCACCCTGGTTGCCGCGATTGGCATGCCCGGTACGGCAGGATTCATCGCTGAACTTCATGCGCTGATTGGCGGTTATGAGCGATGGGGCTGGCTGGTTCTGTTGTTAAGCATAGGCATGCTGATCAGCGCTGCCTATGCCATACGCACTGCGGCACGCCTGTTTACCGGGCCAGTGCGTCCCGGCCTGGCCAATACACCGGATCTACAGCTTGGCGAGTCCGTTGCTGCAGGTGTACTGGCAACCGGAACGCTCGTGCTCGGCATCTTTCCCGTTCTCATGCTGGGCCTTGTGTCTGCATCAGTGCACAACCTGGTCAGGTCGTTTACCGGGTAG